From the Lathyrus oleraceus cultivar Zhongwan6 chromosome 3, CAAS_Psat_ZW6_1.0, whole genome shotgun sequence genome, the window CATGACAACTCACTCTCTACTCTTCTATGCTCTCATTCTACTTGCTTCCACTTTCTCTCTCCATTTTCAAGCTCACGCTGCTCCTGCCGGTCCATTGATTAAGCATTTGCTTCACTTATCAAATGGACAGGGTCTGCCACCAAGATGCCACAATCAGATGGGAATGTTCTTCAATTTGAGAATGGTTATGTAGTTGAGACTGTTGTGGAAGGAAATGAAATTGGGGTTATCCCTTATCGGGTCCGCATCTTTGCAGAGGACGGTGAACTCTTTGCTGTTGATGAAATTAATAGCAACATTGTTCGAATTACCCCACCATTATCTCAGTATAGTAGAGGAAGATTGGTAGCTGGGTCGTTTCAGGGCTACACTGATCATGTTGATGGAAAACCTAGTGATGCTCGGTTTAATCATCCCAAAGGCATTACTATGGATGATAAAGGGAATGTTTATGTTGCTAATACTCAGAATCTTGCAATTAGAAAGATTGGAGATGCTGGTGTTACAACCATCGCTGGAGGAAAGTCAAACGTAGCTGGCTACAGGGACGGGCCTAGTGAGGATGTTAAGTTCTtgaatgattttgatgtggtatATGTTCGGCCAACCTGTTCCTTGTTGGTCATTGATAGAGGAATTGCTGCTCTTCGACAAATTATTCTTGACCAGGACGACTGTGATTACCAATCTAGTTCAATTTCCAGCACAGATATCCTTACGGTTGTTGGTGCTGTTTTTTGTTGGATACGCGACATGCATTCATCCAACATGACAACAAGCAGGAAGCAAACACCAATGTGAGTCACCATCTGCAGGAATATCAACTTGCAACAAACCAGGAAATTTCCAAAATCTCTGACCTGCAAATCCAAGAGCCAGCAGTACCGTGCCGTCAGTGTGAACAAGAGTCCATGTGCGCCAGGGAAATGCCGTTGAATACATGGTTCGTTTCTGTTGTCGCCACCTGCTATAAGTCTAGTATCTGCTGCAAGCCAAATCCAAACGTGTATAACATAAACCCAAAACCGCAACCTGCAAAAACCGCAGAAGCTCCACATTAATACAAACAGCAAGCCGAGGAGATACTTTTACTGATGGGTTGTTTAAATACACAATGACTTCTATGATGCACCTAAACCTGCGATGTCTTTAGCTGTACAACCTGTCTCAAAAGATTCTGGAGAGCAATTTTCGAAAGCTTTGAACTACTTCCGAAGAGAGGACCCTATATTCCGTGTTGGCTTGGACCCAGAGAATGGGCAGACAATCATTTCTGGAATGGGAGAACCGCACTTAGATATCTATGATGAACGCAGTGTGAGGGAATACAAGGTTGATGCAGTTGGAAAGCCCCGTGTAAACTTCAGAGAAACTGTTACTCAACATGCTGATTTGGATTATTTACATAAGAAGCAATCTGGAGGGCGAGGACAATATGGACGTGTGATTGGGTATATTGAACCACTTCTTACTGAGTCGGGAACTAAGCTTGAATTTGAAAGCATGCGTGTTGGCCAAGCTGTTCCATCAAATTTTGTCCTTGCGATTGAGAAAGCTGCCAACTCATGTGCATTAATTGGACATCCAGTTGAAAATCTCCGAGTTGTCTTGACAGTTGGTGCTGCTCATGTTGTTGATTCCAGTAAATTTGCCTTTAAAATGGCTTCTGTCTATGCTTTTAGACAGTGTTACACAGCTTCCAGACCGGTTATATTAGAACCTGTTATCAAACCAGGACAGGTGTTATTCCAAAGACTGACCCAATGCTAATTGACTGACCACAACCTAGTAACATACCTGGGGGAATACTGCTGTGTAAAACCAGACCAAAGTTGAACTTAGGCGAGTGGAAATGCATGGATAAGGTTTGCTGCAGAATTGAGCAACATTAAACCTACAGTGCAAAACCATTAACCAACAGTCAGAGGGCAAAGTCCAAAAACATCCCAAATTGGTATGAGGTCAAAGCAGAGAAGAGAGTTTGTGAAGGATACCTTTTCTTGAATCTATCATGGATAGGGTAATTCTGTGTCTGAGCATCCAAAATGCTTTGCAGAAGCACTCCTTTTGAACAGCAAGGACCCcattggaaaccctaattcaaagAATATAAAAGGAGAATGAATTGTAAGCAAAAGGACCTAGAGGCAAGAATCTGAAGCAaagaaaaccctaatttccaAAGGTTAGAGGCGGCCACTATTCACAGAAGACTTGGAGGCGAAAGTCTGAAACAAAGAAAAATCCCAAAATCGattacctggaggccagcttCTTCACGCCTTTCACCACCGTCGTGACACTTTGTAAGAATTTCTCCTTTTTTCCTTTTATCCTTTTCATATGCTTGTTGATGGAGATATCgtgtgagtgagagagagatGTTGAGAGTTGAGAGAGAACGATTTTGGTGAGATAGAGAGAGCGCGTTTGAGAGGGTTTTGGTGAGAATGAGAGATAGGTGCGAACGAGATTGAGAGAGCGATGAGGGAGAGTTTTCTCTGAGCTTGAGGGAGTTCGTGAGGTGGGGAGGAAGATGACGATGAAGACGAACCTCTGTGTTTccatttttcttttttcttttttctaattttttttcttttattgtttaatttaatttgtttttaacacaaaaaaccataaaaatgtttattttgttcttttattttaaatcttttttaGCCCGGTTCATATATTTAACATAGTATCTCAGTAGCAGATAATGATGAatggtctggtggagaagggcagtgtgtatattcttgagtggggtgggttcaacACTCATGTGTGgcattttttggcatttttattTCTCTTAgttatattatttttcttttagcattttttattcttttagcATTTTGTTAATATCTTTTTTATGTCTATTATAATTTCATTTGTTAGTAAATGCATAgttcaaaaaccattttttcaAACTATAAAAATCATGCTTTTCTCGGTTTAATATCGAGCCCActttttacacccttgtaagtcgattgctttttaagcatcgccatcgacctcacatagcttactcttgggctttcttacaatgagccggttccttcgcacttacactcatacattgtttaatgctcattcattttgtttctttgattatttgatttgatcatgtacttgtttaaatatcttattgtttgattgtggcctacttgtatggtgtatgaggcatatatttatattgttttgatttccatgacaacccccattcataacaaatgtatccccctcccatgaaatgtataatattctttcattctttattcatctgttaatacaagaattaaaatgaacattcgataaccatttcaaaacaagatcaaaacctcgatccaacgtcgagtaatcatttttcaaaacctaacagaaccagcacgtattcatccacccccttgtaagtcgattgctttatgcatcgccatcaaccttgtaagtcgattgcttcatgcatcgccatcaaccttgtaagtcgattgcttcatgcatcgccatctacctttatccctaacacttctccttgctccattcgtcgattcttgttccgattaggtagcacccattaggtagaaccctttgtatgataacataggtaggattcccatatccttttgcatgctaacattagatagatattcccatttgtaaatcctaacacttaagtacacattgcatgacaactctagggcagagcttcccccacttctagacctttctgagcgtctccgatcttgtggcatgtagtccgttctattgcaaagaggtaactgcctaagactcgattcagcgagctgcgacacctactgctaggacgtgaacacatcgtccactctcctttgacacaactggtgtcctcctttgtaagtccatgttcagatggcaacccctccgtaggggaactacatcgccctgatccttgttccagacgaggtatgtaggcaggtggtcgtgcgagaccactccgggcacctttctttttctctttgtgtgtgttttggttcggatgctgatgtaagcccagtgattggcattcaggctccatgtttgcctctttgcgagtttgtttggttcggatgctgacataagtccagtgattggcagtcgggctccacgtttgcctttttgtgagtttgtttggttcggatgctgacataagtccaatgattggcagtcgggctccacgtttgcccttttgtgtgtgttttggttcggatgctgacataagtccagtgattggcagtcgggctccacgtttgcctctttgtgagtttgtttggttcggatgctgacataagtccagtgattggcagtcgggctccacgtttgccccttttgtgtgtgtttcggttcggatgctgatgtaagtccaatgattggcagtcgggctccatgtttgcccttttgtgtgtgttttggttcggatgctgatgtaagtccagtgattggcagtcgggctctatgtttgccacctttttgtgtgtaggtgccatgttcagatggcaatccctatgtagccgaactacggcaactctgattctcatgttcagatgagatacgtaggcacaagatgcgatgtcttgccgagtttgactaacaactaacaactaatctttgtttgctttcgccctcgttgcgatcctttctctcgccctcgttgcgatcgagacattccctttctctcgccctcgttgcaatcgagactttccttttctcttgccctagttgcaatcgagacctttattcccgtagttagtttgaactacgttttgctctgattctcattcccgacgagatatgtaggcataagacgcgatgtcttagcgagcacacatctcttccacccataggtacccgagctacgaagactctgattctcattccagatgagatacgtatgcagtggatgcgacatccgtgcgagtcattttctttgaccctctcttttagtaaatagtacattagatgaacatacaccctttagataagaaacaaacaagagtggatcccgtagagtactacggatgcgtaggggtgctaataccttcccttcgcataatcgactcccgaacccaagatttggttgcgagaccttgtcttttcctttcctttctccaggtttacttcgagcgtttcctttccctcctttgggataaataacgcacggtggcgactcttctgtcatttctttctcgccg encodes:
- the LOC127130638 gene encoding uncharacterized protein LOC127130638; translated protein: MPQSDGNVLQFENGYVVETVVEGNEIGVIPYRVRIFAEDGELFAVDEINSNIVRITPPLSQYSRGRLVAGSFQGYTDHVDGKPSDARFNHPKGITMDDKGNVYVANTQNLAIRKIGDAGVTTIAGGKSNVAGYRDGPSEDVKFLNDFDVVYVRPTCSLLVIDRGIAALRQIILDQDDCDYQSSSISSTDILTVVGAVFCWIRDMHSSNMTTSRKQTPM